The Vibrio fortis DNA segment ACGATTTGGATCCGCTGCACGAACGCCTAGTGCCGCAGGTGTTGTCCAACCCAGCGGGCCCGCCTGACCACAGTTGATCCAGTGACGCGGCTTATACACATGTAGGAACTGAGCAGCAGCAATCTGCGATAGACCTATCGTGCTTACGTAACAGGTGTCGCGACCAAAGGCTTTGTTCATCTCTTCATAAACGCGCATCGGCTTCATCGGTGCTTCTTCGAAATTGGTTTTACGTAGCATGGTAGCCTTGCGCTGCTGACACTCACCCGCCCAATCACTTCGATTTGGCAGCTTGCCTGCATCGCGCCACTCTCGAGCGACTTCAACCATCAGCTCCAGTGCCGATTTAGCATCAGACACAATGCCTAAGTCCGGGCAGAACACGCGGCCAATTTGGGTTGGTTCAATATCAACATGCACGAATTTTCGACCTTCGGTGTACACATCCACAGAACCGGTATGACGGTTTGCCCAGCGGTTACCAACACCGAAAACAAAATCCGAGTTCAGCATGGTTTCATTACCATAGCGATGGGAGGTCTGTAGCCCTACCATACCGGCCATTAATTCATGGTCGTCTGGAATCGAACCCCACCCCATTAGCGTTGGAATAACAGGAACGCCTGTGATCTCTGCAAACTGTTGAAGCAATTCAGAAGCACCTGCGTTGATCACGCCGCCACCAGAGACAATCAATGGTTTCTCCGCTTGCGCCATCATAGCGAGGGCTTTTTCAACCTGCTGTTTGGTTGCTGTTGGCTTGTATGGCTCTAGGGGTTCGTAAGAGTCAATATCGAACTCAATTTCTGCCAACTGAACATCTAGCGGCAGATCAATTAGAACTGGGCCAGGTCGGCCAGAACGCATTAAATGAAACGCTTTTTGAAACGCACGAGGCACTTGCGCTGGTTCGAGTACCGTGGTCGCCCACTTAGTAACAGGCTGAGCGATGGATTCAATATCTACCGCTTGAAAGTCCTCTTTGTGCAGCCTTGCTCGTGGAGCCTGACCTGTAATACATAGGATAGGAATAGAGTCAGCCGATGCTGAATATAGACCGGTGATCATATCCGTTCCCGCAGGGCCAGAAGTACCGATACAGACACCAATATTATCCTGATTGGATCGCGTGTATCCCTCCGCCATATGCGAAGCGCCTTCTACATGACGAGCCAGAACGTGATCAATACCACCAAGCTTTTTCATCGCCGCATACATTGGGTTAATCGCTGCGCCAGGAACACCAAATGCGATATCGACTCCTTCACGTTTAAGCACTTCAACCGCTGCTTCAATCGCTTTCATAATTGCCATTCGAACCTCCAGTTCAGATTGTATACAATTAAACAAACTTTTGTGTACTATGAGCCATTCTCAGCATTTATCAAGTCCGATCTGAAACATTTTCATTACATCAAACGCGCGTTTTAAGTGAGCACTAACCCCTAAAAGCTTACAATTCATTGCTTTACATAAAATATCTTTATATAAAAATAAATTTTAGATTTTTCAAATGATAAATAAATGTTAAATAGGCTTTGATTG contains these protein-coding regions:
- the gcl gene encoding glyoxylate carboligase — translated: MAIMKAIEAAVEVLKREGVDIAFGVPGAAINPMYAAMKKLGGIDHVLARHVEGASHMAEGYTRSNQDNIGVCIGTSGPAGTDMITGLYSASADSIPILCITGQAPRARLHKEDFQAVDIESIAQPVTKWATTVLEPAQVPRAFQKAFHLMRSGRPGPVLIDLPLDVQLAEIEFDIDSYEPLEPYKPTATKQQVEKALAMMAQAEKPLIVSGGGVINAGASELLQQFAEITGVPVIPTLMGWGSIPDDHELMAGMVGLQTSHRYGNETMLNSDFVFGVGNRWANRHTGSVDVYTEGRKFVHVDIEPTQIGRVFCPDLGIVSDAKSALELMVEVAREWRDAGKLPNRSDWAGECQQRKATMLRKTNFEEAPMKPMRVYEEMNKAFGRDTCYVSTIGLSQIAAAQFLHVYKPRHWINCGQAGPLGWTTPAALGVRAADPNRDIVAISGDYDFQFMIEELAVGAQFNLPYIHVLVNNSYLGLIRQAQRQFDIDYCVQLAFDNQNAPELEGYGVDHVAVVEGLGCKAIRVREPEQIAAAFEQAKALMNKHKVPVVVELILERVTNISMGVEINAINEFEPLAETREDAPTALAHK